Genomic window (Rhizobium brockwellii):
GTCGTGTGCGTGGAGCGTCAAGCAGCAACCCCAGTGGATGGCTTTCGCGCTTTCTTACCAAGCGGCTCGACGGTGCGATCGATCAATTGCGCGTCGCAGGCTTCAGGCGCATACTTGCGTCCGGACAAACGACGATATTGTCGTTACAAGGTCGTGTCCCGTTATTTTGTCACAGGACCTACCCCCGCGGGATGACTATTTTCCGTTTGTGGTTCCCGTTTGTTTTGTGGCTGCCTTTAGCCCGCCTTGCTGCAAATCCGCCTCGTCGGCAAGAATGGTGGCGGCCTCGTCGAGCAGGACGTCTTTTGCGTTCTTGCGGGCATTCTCGATGGCAATATCAGCGCTCAGGCTGCGCTCGCCGGCCTCCAGACCATCATCTCCACCCGGATCCTCGCCATCGCTTACTTGCGCTCGATCCTTGAACCGTTTCTCGCGAGCCGTCGCTTCTTTGCGACGTTCCGCTTCATTGAGGGAGATAACCCCTTTCTCGCGCTGTGCCTTGAGGTCGGCAATGTCTTTTAACAAGCGCTGGAAATCCGGATCGCTTCCAACCCGCGCATCATGGCGGCTTTGCAATGTCGGCAGCAACGTCGAGACAGTGTCGGAGGGCGTGTAGTTCGCGGGCTTGATCTGCGCCCACGGCAGCGCATTGTCATAGCTGGTCTCGCCGAAGCTCGTCGGATCGGAAAGTCCCGGTAAGCTGATATCAGGCGTCACGCCGCGCAGCTGCGTCGTACCGCCGTTGACCCGGAAAAACTGGGCAATCGTCACTTTCAGCTCTCCGAACTCGGGTTTGCTGTTGCGGACGATCTGGTCAAGATCGACGACGGTCTGAACGGTGCCCTTCCCGAAACTGGGTTCGCCGACGATCACGCCTCGACCGTAATCCTGGATTGCCGCGGCAAAAATTTCCGAAGCCGACGCCGAGCCGCGATTGATCAGGACACCCATCGGGCCTGCCCAGACAGGCGCTGCAAGCTCAGCACTTTTGACCTCGATCTTGCCGTCGCTGCCACGTTGCTGAACGACCGGTCCATTGCCGATGAAGAGACCGGTCAAATCAATCGCCTCGTCCAATGAACCGCCGCCATTGTTGCGCAGGTCAATAAGAACGCTGTCGACCTTTTCTTCCTTCAGTTCGTCGAGAAGCTTGGCGACATCGCGGCTTGCGCTTTTGTAATCCTGGTCTCCTTTGCGCTTGGCTTCAAAATCCTCATAGAATACCGGCAGCGTGATGATCCCGATTTTACGCGTGGCGTCGCCCGCCTTCACGGACAGCACAGTCTTCCTGGCAGCCTGCTTGTCGAGACTGATTTTATCGCGCACCAGGCTGATGACGCGATGCGTGCCATCTGCTCCGGCATCTGCCGGCAGGATGTCCAGCCGCACGACGGAGTCCTTTTTCCCGCGTATCATCTGCACGACTTCATCAAGGCGCGTACCCACCACTTCTTTGATCGCCCCATCCTTGCCTTGACCAACGCCGGTGATGCGGTCTCCGACCGCGAGCTTGCCGGACAGCTGCGCCGGCCCGCCAGGCACGAGTTCACGGATCGTCGTGTAGTCGTCGCGTTCCTGAAGTACAGCACCGATACCAAACAGCGAAAGCTTCATCGAGACATTGAAGTCGGCTGAAGCGGCCGCGCCGAAATAGTCCGTGTGCGGATCGATCGACGTTGAATAGGCATCCATGAACGACTGGAAAACGTCGTCGCTTTTAAACTTGTAAGCGCGCTCGAGTATGTTTTCATAGCGTTTGTCGAGCGTTTCGCGAATCGCCGCGTCGTTTTTGCCGCCGAGTTTCAACCGCAACCAGTCGCTCTTGACGCGCTTGCGCCAAAGCTCATTGCTCTCGGCTTCAGACTGCGACCACGGCGCTTTATCGCGCAGCACCGAATAATTTTCCTGCGCACTGAAATCGAAGCTCTGCTTCAGCAGGCTGCGCGCATAGCTCATGCGGTCGACAACGCGCTGTTCATAGGCGTTGAAAATCGCAAACGGGATCTTCAAGTCCTTCCGTTCTATCGCATCATCGATCTCGCTGCGGTCAGACATGAACTTGTCGATGTCCGCTTGCAGGAAGAGCATGCGGTCCGGATCAAGTGACTTGATGAACTGATCCATGATCCTGGCCGACAAGGCGTCGTCGAGTGGCACGGGCTTGTAGCTATACCGCGAAAGAAATTGTGCGCTCAACTCAGCGGCTTGCGCCTGTCGCTTTAGCGGCGCCAAAACAGGCGGTGATGCGACTTCAGCATATGCGGACTGTGCAATTGCAAGAAATGCACCAAAGAAAACGTAGGCTATGCGCATTCAGCGTTGATCCAATTCTTAATGCCGAGTGTCGATGTGCGATCTATGTGACGCAATCATGGTTTTTTGGCAACCAAATGGCAAACGACATGGTTTGTAAAATCGCGGAAACATATCCGGCGCGTCGTCGGCGTCTCCGCAGCCGGCGCTCAATCCGCCTGCACGTCTTGCCAGGAGCCGAATGTCGCAGCCTGACCGCGACGGAGTCCGCTGCTGTCGACGAGATCCCAGACGATGGCGTTCTCGATATAGAAACGCCGCCCTGATTTGGCGATGCGAAGTCCGCGGTAGTCGGCGATAAAGCCGTTTGCCGCCACGGTATTCAACAGCCTGTCACGTTCCGCGCGATCTGGTGCCTCCGCCGAAAGGCGCGATGGCAAAGTGATGAACTCGTCCCATGAATATTCAAAACGGGCCTGGGCGGCGCGGTTTGCGTAGATAAAGCGCGGATCGGCGTCGGTGTTGTGAGCAAGGACAACGGCGGGCGACTGGTCGTAAAGCCATTCAGCACCCTGGCCTTCCGGCGTCAGGCTGCGTCCCACGCTTCGTTCGAAGCTGTCCGCCATCAGGGCGTAAAATTCGAGATCGTAAGACAAGTCGAGGCCGGCGTCGTTGTAGTTGGCAATCATGCTGCGCATCCTGGATTGCGGCGAGAGATGTTGAAGTGATGCTCTCGCTACAAAATCCTTTTGCGCTACAGAAAGTGCAAGCTCCAAATGCGACGCGGTCAAGCTGGCGACCGGGACTTCACGCGTCATCCTGGAGGTAGCGTTCCGCGAGCCTTGCCCACATGGCTGCGCCAACCGTCAGGCTGGCATCGGCGAAATCATATGTGGGGCTATGCAGGATGGCGGAATTCATGCCGTTGCCGAGACGCAGGAAGCTGCCCGGCTTGTGCTCGAGAAAGTGCGAGAAATCCTCGCTGCCGGGAATGAGCGGGCAGGTCGCGACCTTGTCTTCGCCGACCAGTTCCGCCGCGACGATCCGGGCGAAATCCGTCTCGGCAGGCGAGTTGACGACGACGGGATTGCCGCGATCGTAGTCGATCTCGATCGAAGCACCATGACCGTCCGCCACAGCGCGGGCGAGCTTGGTGATGCGTTCTTGCAGGAGGTCGCGAATGCCAGGCTCGAAGGAGCGCACGCTCAATGCGAGCTTGGCATACTCAGGAATGACATTGACGGCATCGCCGGCATGGATCGTGCCGACGGTGATGACCGCCGTCTGGGTCGGGTCGAGGTTGCGCGAGATGATAGTCTGCAGCGAGACGACGAGGTTGCACGCCACGACCACGGGATCGATGGTCAGGTGCGGCCGCGACGCATGGCCGCCTTTGCCCTTGATGGTAATCTCGACTGTATCCGACGCCGCCATCATCGGGCCGGATCGCAGCAGGATGGTGCCTTCGGGAGCGCCGGGGTGGTTGTGGAGGCCAAAGATGGCGTCGAATGGAAACCGCTCGAACAGGCCGTCGGCGATCATCGCCTGGGCGCCGCTATTCTTGCCCGCCTCTTCCGCCGGTTGGAAGATCAGCGTCACCGTGCCGCTGAAGCGGCGGGTGCGGGCGAGATATTCGGCTGCGCCGAGCAGCACGGTCGTATGGCCGTCATGGCCGCAGGCATGCATCTTGCCGGGGGTGCCGCTGGCATAGGCAAGTCCGGTTGCCTCGACGATCGGCAGCGCATCCATATCGGCGCGGATGGCGATGCCCTTGCTGCCCTTACCTGCGCTGAGGCGGGCGACAACGCCGTGACCGCCGACATTGCGGGTCACGTCATAACCCCAGCCTTCCAGCTTTTCCGCGACATACCGCGCTGTTTCCGCTTCTTCGAAGGAGAGTTCCGGATGGGCGTGCAGGTACCGGCGGGTCGCCTTCAGCTCCGCCTCCATGGCTTCGAAATCGGAAAGGCGGGCATAGGCATTGTCGAGCGTGGGCATGAAAACATCCAGTATTGATCGAGAACCATGCTCCGGCCCCGGGGGCCGAAGCAGCGAGCTGACATCAGTTCAGAGAAAGCGGGCCAGAAAAGCCTGGGTCCGGGGATGTTGCGGATTGCCGATGACATCCTCGGGCTTGCCCATCTCGACGACATTGCCGCCGTCCATGAACACCACCCGATCGGCTGCCTCACGGGCGAAACCGATCTCGTGGGTCACGACGATCATGGTCAGGCCCTGTTTGGCGAGATCGCGCATGGTGGAGAGAACTTCGCCCACCAGTTCCGGGTCGAGCGCCGAGGTGGGCTCATCGAACAGCATCAGCTTCGGCTTGATCGCCAGGGCGCGGGCGATGGCGACGCGCTGCTGCTGGCCGCCGGAGAGCTGGCGGGGATAGCTACCCGCCTTTTCCGACAGGCCGACCCGCTCCAAAAGCCGCATGGCGTTCTCGGTCGCGGCCTTGCGGCTTTCGCCGTGCACGCCGATCGGCGCTTCGACGATGTTCTGCAGCACCGTCATATGCGGATAGAGATTGAACTGCTGGAACACCATGCCGATCTTGCGCCGCTGGCTGGCGATCCCGTTGCTCGACAGCTTTTCCAGCCGGTCCTTGCGAAGGCGATAGCCGATCTGCTCGCCATCGACTTCGATGAACCCCTTGTTGATGGCTTCGAGATGGTTGATGCAGCGCAGGAAGGTCGATTTCCCCGAGCCGGACGGGCCAAGCACGACGACGACTTCACCCGGCATGACGTCGAGGTCGATCCCTTTCAACACTTCGAGCTGGTCGAAGGACTTGTGGACGTTGCGGGCTCTGACGAGAGGCTTTGCAATTTCGGCACCGGTCAATGGCTTGCCTCCTCGGCAAGGGTCTCGGATTTGGCGGCGGCGGTATTGTTGCGCCGTTCGCTGCGGCCGTAGTAGGCCTCGATATAGCTCTGGCCGAGATTGAGGATGGAAGTGATAAGCAAGTACCAGAGGACGGCGACCAGCAGCATCGGCACGATCTCGAAGGTGCGATTGTAGATCGACTGGACGGAATAGAGCAGATCGGCCATGGCGATGACGCTGACGAGCGACGTCGCCTTGATCATGCTGATCAGCTGGTTGCCCGTCGGCGGCACGATCGAGCGCATCGCCTGAGGAATGATAATCCGCCACAGCGCTCTCGCCTTGGTCATGCCGAAGGCTTCCGCCGTCTCGAACTGGCCACGATCGACCGAGAGTAGGCCGCCACGAATGATCTCGGCCATGTAGGCCGCTTCGTTCAAGGCCAGGCCGACGATCGCCGCCGTCATCGGCGTGATGACCGAATTGGTCTCCCAGCTGGCGAGCGTCGGACCAAACGGAATGGCGATTGAAAGTTCGGGAAAGAGGGTCGAGAGATTGTACCAGAAGATCAGTTGCACCAGGAGCGGCGTGCCGCGAAAGAACCAGATGAACAGCGATGCCAGCGACCGAGCGAGCCGGTCATTCGACAGCCGGGCGATCGCCAGTCCGAGGCCGAGCACGATGCCGATGGCCATCGCGACCACTGTCAGGCCTAGGCTGACGTAAAGACCACTGATGACAGTCGGATCGAAGAAATAGGCCGCGACAACAGGCCAGCCGAAATTCTCGTTATGGGCGACGATCCACAGGAAGTTCGCGGCAATCAGGAGCACGACCACCCACAAGAGGAGCCGGCCCGTTTGAAAGGGCTTGTGGGCATGAGCAACATCCCGGAAGTCCGCATCGCCAGACGGCGATACGGCAGTCGTGCGGTCATTGCTCATTTCGGCAGAGCTCCACCAAGATTGAGACCGGGCTGCTTGATCATGTTGTTCTCAAGACCCCACTTCTTCATGATGGCGGCATAGGCGCCGTTATCCATCAACGCCTTGATCGAGTCGAGCAGAACGGGGCCGAGCGGCGAGCCCTTCGGCACAACGGCGCCCTGATAGAGGTCGTCGAAGCCATTCTTCTGGCCGACGCCGCTCAGTTCCAGCTGGCCGTTTGCCTGAGACACGAAATAGGTCAGCGGCGCCTGCGAGGAGAAAAAGGCGTCGGCGCGTTTGGAGCGGACCGCCAGGATCGAGCTCGGCTGGTCGGTATAGGACTGCACTTCGAGTGCAGGCTTGCCGTCCGTCTTGCACTTTTCGACCTGGGCCTGGATCACCTTTTCGGCGGAGCCGCCGGCCATGACAGCAATGCGATTGCCGCAGGCGCTGTCGAGCGAACCGATGGCCTTCGGATTGCCCTTCTGAACGGAGAAGACCACGTATTCTTGAACCCAGTCGACGAAGTCATTGGCCTCTTCACGGGTTTTGAAGTCACCGATCGGGCCGAAGGCGAACTGGTATCGGCCGGAATTGATGCCGGCGAGCAATGCGGTCAGTCCGCTGACGGTTTCGTGCTCGATCGTAACGCCGAGCATCTGGCCGATCGCATCGGTCAGATCGGCGCTGGCGCCGGTCAATTTCGTGCCGGTGACGATCTCATAGGGAGGAAAGGAACCGTTGTTGACGGAGATCATCTTGCCGTCGGTGCGGATCTTCTCCGGCAGGCGGGCGTGAAGAGCATCGTTGACGGTCTGTTTTGGCACGGCCGTTTCCTCAGCGAAGACCGAAGTCGTCATCATCAGACCCAGCAGGGCGGCGGAAGCGATCAGTTTCGAATGCATGTCATTCCCCTTTTTTTGGTTTGCGAAAATGGTGGTTCAACGATGAGGCCTGCGAAGAGTTTCCCCAGGCCTTGTTCATCGCGCCTTGGCGTGCCACGGAAACAGATCGGCGGGCGTCAGAAGGCGCGGCATGACTTTCTGTTCGTAAAGTTCTTCGGCAAAGTCGGCGATCATTGCCTCGTTCTCGGCAAGCCCGCTGGCCCTCCAGGTCGGCGGCAGGTCGGCCGCGCAGCGGCGCAATTCGTCGATCATCCAGGGCGTGGTGTCTGCGTATTTCTCACGCTTTTCCAGCCACAGACGCTGGGACTCGTCGATCAGCTCGCTGAGTTCATCCATGATCCAGGGATGCTCCTGGACGATATCAGCCTTGAAGCCGATCAGATGCATGCCCGGGATGTAGCCGACTTCGTGGAAGTAAGTGACTTCAGCGGCGCGGAAATCATCCAGCACCTGGCGGAGCGGCGATTCCTGATCAAAGAAACCTTTCGGCATGAAAGGCGTGAACACGGCATCGAGCCCGCCATCCAGCAAAAGATCGACCATCGGGCGCTCGCCGGGAGCAGCCTCGATGCGGCCGGGCCGTCCAAAACCATCGAGACGGTCGACGATCGGATGAGCCTCCGTCAGGCGCCCGGCATACCACATCGCATCCTCGACGCCGACGCCTTCCCGGCGCAACGCAGCACGGGTCCAGGTATTTCCGGAATCACGCCAGCCGGTCACGCCGATATTCTTTCCGGCCAAATCGGACAGCTTGCGGATCGGACTGGCCTTGGCGGTGATGATGCAGCGATGGCGGAAGCCACGCATGATGAAGTTCGGCATGCCAATGACCCGATCATCGCCGTCATGACGCATCTGCGAATAGCGGCTGAAGGACATTTCCGCGGCGTCATGCGCCGCGTCATCGGCGAGGCTGGAGACCAGCGTACCTACACGATCGACTTTGATATCGAGACGGGAAGAACTGACATCACCGAGTACAAGCGGCGTCATGTAATCCCAGTCCCGGAGGGCGATGCGAAGCGTCACAGGCATGCAAAAACTCACAAAATTGCTCGACGAGGGGCAAATTAAATGTTCAAATTATAGAGTACAAATGTTATTACGTTATTGAACATTTAAAGTGAGAGAAAAAT
Coding sequences:
- a CDS encoding carboxy terminal-processing peptidase — encoded protein: MRIAYVFFGAFLAIAQSAYAEVASPPVLAPLKRQAQAAELSAQFLSRYSYKPVPLDDALSARIMDQFIKSLDPDRMLFLQADIDKFMSDRSEIDDAIERKDLKIPFAIFNAYEQRVVDRMSYARSLLKQSFDFSAQENYSVLRDKAPWSQSEAESNELWRKRVKSDWLRLKLGGKNDAAIRETLDKRYENILERAYKFKSDDVFQSFMDAYSTSIDPHTDYFGAAASADFNVSMKLSLFGIGAVLQERDDYTTIRELVPGGPAQLSGKLAVGDRITGVGQGKDGAIKEVVGTRLDEVVQMIRGKKDSVVRLDILPADAGADGTHRVISLVRDKISLDKQAARKTVLSVKAGDATRKIGIITLPVFYEDFEAKRKGDQDYKSASRDVAKLLDELKEEKVDSVLIDLRNNGGGSLDEAIDLTGLFIGNGPVVQQRGSDGKIEVKSAELAAPVWAGPMGVLINRGSASASEIFAAAIQDYGRGVIVGEPSFGKGTVQTVVDLDQIVRNSKPEFGELKVTIAQFFRVNGGTTQLRGVTPDISLPGLSDPTSFGETSYDNALPWAQIKPANYTPSDTVSTLLPTLQSRHDARVGSDPDFQRLLKDIADLKAQREKGVISLNEAERRKEATAREKRFKDRAQVSDGEDPGGDDGLEAGERSLSADIAIENARKNAKDVLLDEAATILADEADLQQGGLKAATKQTGTTNGK
- a CDS encoding MEKHLA domain-containing protein; the protein is MIANYNDAGLDLSYDLEFYALMADSFERSVGRSLTPEGQGAEWLYDQSPAVVLAHNTDADPRFIYANRAAQARFEYSWDEFITLPSRLSAEAPDRAERDRLLNTVAANGFIADYRGLRIAKSGRRFYIENAIVWDLVDSSGLRRGQAATFGSWQDVQAD
- a CDS encoding M20 aminoacylase family protein, whose protein sequence is MPTLDNAYARLSDFEAMEAELKATRRYLHAHPELSFEEAETARYVAEKLEGWGYDVTRNVGGHGVVARLSAGKGSKGIAIRADMDALPIVEATGLAYASGTPGKMHACGHDGHTTVLLGAAEYLARTRRFSGTVTLIFQPAEEAGKNSGAQAMIADGLFERFPFDAIFGLHNHPGAPEGTILLRSGPMMAASDTVEITIKGKGGHASRPHLTIDPVVVACNLVVSLQTIISRNLDPTQTAVITVGTIHAGDAVNVIPEYAKLALSVRSFEPGIRDLLQERITKLARAVADGHGASIEIDYDRGNPVVVNSPAETDFARIVAAELVGEDKVATCPLIPGSEDFSHFLEHKPGSFLRLGNGMNSAILHSPTYDFADASLTVGAAMWARLAERYLQDDA
- a CDS encoding amino acid ABC transporter ATP-binding protein yields the protein MTGAEIAKPLVRARNVHKSFDQLEVLKGIDLDVMPGEVVVVLGPSGSGKSTFLRCINHLEAINKGFIEVDGEQIGYRLRKDRLEKLSSNGIASQRRKIGMVFQQFNLYPHMTVLQNIVEAPIGVHGESRKAATENAMRLLERVGLSEKAGSYPRQLSGGQQQRVAIARALAIKPKLMLFDEPTSALDPELVGEVLSTMRDLAKQGLTMIVVTHEIGFAREAADRVVFMDGGNVVEMGKPEDVIGNPQHPRTQAFLARFL
- a CDS encoding amino acid ABC transporter permease encodes the protein MSNDRTTAVSPSGDADFRDVAHAHKPFQTGRLLLWVVVLLIAANFLWIVAHNENFGWPVVAAYFFDPTVISGLYVSLGLTVVAMAIGIVLGLGLAIARLSNDRLARSLASLFIWFFRGTPLLVQLIFWYNLSTLFPELSIAIPFGPTLASWETNSVITPMTAAIVGLALNEAAYMAEIIRGGLLSVDRGQFETAEAFGMTKARALWRIIIPQAMRSIVPPTGNQLISMIKATSLVSVIAMADLLYSVQSIYNRTFEIVPMLLVAVLWYLLITSILNLGQSYIEAYYGRSERRNNTAAAKSETLAEEASH
- a CDS encoding ABC transporter substrate-binding protein — its product is MHSKLIASAALLGLMMTTSVFAEETAVPKQTVNDALHARLPEKIRTDGKMISVNNGSFPPYEIVTGTKLTGASADLTDAIGQMLGVTIEHETVSGLTALLAGINSGRYQFAFGPIGDFKTREEANDFVDWVQEYVVFSVQKGNPKAIGSLDSACGNRIAVMAGGSAEKVIQAQVEKCKTDGKPALEVQSYTDQPSSILAVRSKRADAFFSSQAPLTYFVSQANGQLELSGVGQKNGFDDLYQGAVVPKGSPLGPVLLDSIKALMDNGAYAAIMKKWGLENNMIKQPGLNLGGALPK
- a CDS encoding nitrate ABC transporter substrate-binding protein produces the protein MPVTLRIALRDWDYMTPLVLGDVSSSRLDIKVDRVGTLVSSLADDAAHDAAEMSFSRYSQMRHDGDDRVIGMPNFIMRGFRHRCIITAKASPIRKLSDLAGKNIGVTGWRDSGNTWTRAALRREGVGVEDAMWYAGRLTEAHPIVDRLDGFGRPGRIEAAPGERPMVDLLLDGGLDAVFTPFMPKGFFDQESPLRQVLDDFRAAEVTYFHEVGYIPGMHLIGFKADIVQEHPWIMDELSELIDESQRLWLEKREKYADTTPWMIDELRRCAADLPPTWRASGLAENEAMIADFAEELYEQKVMPRLLTPADLFPWHAKAR